The Nostoc sp. 'Peltigera membranacea cyanobiont' N6 genome contains the following window.
ATCGCATTTAACCGCGCTATATCATTAGTATCCAGTTCGTTGCAATCTATAAGTAACGCACACTTACTTAAAATCGTCTCCCGAGTCCACAGGCGAATGAGATTATCTAACTCGCTAGGTGCTAATGGAATTACTTGTGCAGGCATTACCCACAAGTTCAAACCCTGGAGTTGACAAATTGTTGCGGCAATGGCGCGTTTGCTAGTAGTTTCATTACCACATAACTGAACAATTGGCAAGCTATTAACCTTATAAGCTTGCGACCAAACTACTGATACTCGCTCGGCTAAATCTTGGTGCGAGGCGACTAAATCGCTAACTGCTTGTAATGGTTCAATGATGCCGGCTAATCGTTCGTCAAGATATTGAATGCCCGTGAGATAATGTAAAATTCGTTCGTCAATTCTTACGGGACTGAGAGTCAGGGCATGACCATCACCAATTTGAATTAACCGCCAATGACGTAAGGGAGCATTTGGAGCGATCGCATCCCAGTGGACATTAGGTAAAGCGGCTAGAGCTAAACTTAGAGTTGGGTAAGCTCGTTGTAAATCACCGTGCATTATAGCACACAATTTAGAAAAATCTCCATTCAATTCCATACCTGCACACAACAGCAACAAATCGCGTTCAAAGGGTGAGAGGCTAAATATTTTGCATACTCTTTCCAATGCCGATGGTGCAGGCATTGCAGCAGCAGCTTCCTGTAACGCTTGCCGTAAATGCTCTTGGTTGTTCTCTACAGATTGATTTTGCTCTTTTGCTGTGTGATTTTCTAAAATACCACGTACTACGGCCAGAGATGCTGATAGATAGCGATAGTTTGCCTCATCCCAATTGCGATTTGTTGTAGGATTCATAGAATAGTCACCTCTGGCGAATCATAACCTCCAGACTGATTCTTCTTATGCAATGGACTTTCTGCCCCATCTACCTGCACCCGAACAATATAAGTTCCTGGCTTGATGTTTTTGACAGGAATAGTAATTGCATCGGTGTCTTCAGTCCGCGATGCAACCAAGAAAGAATAAGCTACCGGACTATTGTCTGACGCTTCATTGAGTAGCAAAACTACCCGTTGTGCCTTACCAACTTTGGGCTGGAATTTCACGGTAATTTCGGCTGTACGTAAATTATCGCCGCTATTTTCCACTTGAGCGACAAATGCGGTAATTGTTGGATGGAGGACAAAAGCCGCAACATTTGATTCAACTACATAATCTGTTTGCCCTGCATTGCCCATTGTGAGATGGACAACTTGGATACCTTGCACACTTGCGGATAAATCTGATGGGACTAACAGGCTAATTTGTGTTTCTTTAACATCATGAGGTACTATTAAAGTCTCTGTATTACTTAAACGGATTCGGGTAATCTCACCGCGTAACCGTTTACCACGAATTACTAGTGTTGTGCCCGCAACAATAATTTGATCGGTCTTTGCTGGAGCCATAACTTGCTCTATAGTCGGTTGAGACAAGGGCATTATGTAGAAACCTTCAGAATTTTCAGGTTTGCTACTTTCAATTAATACCATTGATGCCAGATAGGTAGCTGAAGGTCGATAGTGTGTTTGTAAAGCAGACCATAATTTAGAAGTTTCTTCCATGTTAAAAAACTCTGGAGTCAATTTAATCTGCCCAATTTGTTCAGCTAAATCGGATACAGATACACTCGCGACAGCTTGGGAAAAAGCACTTGAGGTATTGGTTGTAGAGGCATTTATCAGAGTATTTTCAATAATATCCGATGTGATAGCTGGTGTTTTGTGTAATAAATGCATTGCATAGCCCAGTAAA
Protein-coding sequences here:
- a CDS encoding DUF4255 domain-containing protein yields the protein MSNVLSIAAVTAVLKVLLENGLVSDPIAASVGDVIVTALPPDRISVEADERAQINLFLYQVTQNRNVDWVSQEFRSRHSRINGNPHSPSPPLALDLHYLLTAYGAKDFQSELLLGYAMHLLHKTPAITSDIIENTLINASTTNTSSAFSQAVASVSVSDLAEQIGQIKLTPEFFNMEETSKLWSALQTHYRPSATYLASMVLIESSKPENSEGFYIMPLSQPTIEQVMAPAKTDQIIVAGTTLVIRGKRLRGEITRIRLSNTETLIVPHDVKETQISLLVPSDLSASVQGIQVVHLTMGNAGQTDYVVESNVAAFVLHPTITAFVAQVENSGDNLRTAEITVKFQPKVGKAQRVVLLLNEASDNSPVAYSFLVASRTEDTDAITIPVKNIKPGTYIVRVQVDGAESPLHKKNQSGGYDSPEVTIL